In Nocardia sp. XZ_19_385, the sequence GGGGAATGGGGTCGGCATTTACCGCCGCCCAGCTTAGTGGGATCGATTTTGGGTCCCCTTACCCCCCGGTAGGCACCCGCCGTCAGTGTGGCACCGCGCGGACGGGCCCGGACACGGCGGAAGGCCCCGCGCCAGCCGGCGTGAGGCCTTCCCACATTTCGCGCCGATCGGGCGGCGCGGGTTCGATCGAATTATTCGATCGGATATTCGACTCAGCCGCCGAAGGAGCCGGTCCACAGGGTCTTGAAGATGCCGGAAAGGGCAGCACCAAAGGTGTTGAACAGGCCGTCGAGAGCAGCGGAACCGGTGTCGATGATAACGGGGATCATTTGAATACCTCTTCGGTCGGAATGTTTCCAGCGAACTGGCTTGCACATGGCACATCGGGGTCCGGATGAATGCGGTTACGGAATTCCAAGGATTAGTGACGTAGGACACAATCGAACCAAAGAAGTGACCTGGCACACGGCACGCCAGGTTGGATGACCCTAGAATCAGGGGCTTTACCTGGGGAAATGGGACGCCTACGGGCTGGACAGATGACCAGCTCGCGAGCCCTTTGCGATCCCCTGTGAGAACTCTGGCAGCCGTCTAAGAATTGCAGGTAGACGATTTGAAAGTCGAATCCCTAGCGCCGTTACCGACGGTCCAGAGCGCTCTAGCGCGCTATTGGATAATTCGTAGTGATGCACCCGTGATACTCACGTTATGCGTCGATGACGCGACCGCCGGAACCCGGACCTGATGGCAATCCACGTCCGCATCCAATGACCGGAACATTCAGACGAACCGGCGCAATCGGACATGCGAACCCGTACGCATAACTGACATATCGGACACCCGACGCGCCTTCTGTTGATCACCGCGCCACGTCAGGCGAGCGCCGAAAGATGTGGCCGATCGAACACTGCGCCTGCGGCCCCGGGGCTACCCGCAAGCGGTGCTCAGTCGATAACGCGGACGCCGACGGCTTCCGGACCGGCCTTGGCAGGCCGGATCTCGAACTCGACGCGCTGCCCCTCGGTGAGGTTTCGGAAGCCGGAACCGTCGAGTTCCAGATAGTCGACGAAGACGTCGGGACCGCCGCCGTCTTCGGCGATGAACCCGAAACCCTTCTTCGTGTCGAACCA encodes:
- a CDS encoding cold-shock protein, with product MAQGTVKWFDTKKGFGFIAEDGGGPDVFVDYLELDGSGFRNLTEGQRVEFEIRPAKAGPEAVGVRVID